In Rhodohalobacter barkolensis, the following proteins share a genomic window:
- a CDS encoding acetate/propionate family kinase produces the protein MLVLVINCGSSSVKYNLIETESSKDVCKGIVERIGAVTSIVKHEPEGKKHKKTTQVIANHEEALQEVMNYLLNEKNEIISSPSDIKAVGHRVVHGGEMFKDSVLIDDDVTHAIEEAFDLAPLHNPNNLKGIQAAKKHLPTIPHVAVFDTAFHHSLPAKAYLYGIPNRLYRRYKIRKYGFHGTSHYYVSRQYYKLTEKPVEDTKVITCHLGNGASIAAIDGGKSVETSMGFTPLSGLVMGTRSGDLDPSILFYIMEKEEITLNNLHALLNRHSGLLGLSGYASDMRDLLNEAHNGDRRCQQAVDVFCHKVKQYIGSYIATLNGCDSIIFTAGIGENSAEIRKQSIEGLDYLGIEIDADKNNNVKRGKVQKISTDSSKTDIYVIPTNEELVIAIDAAKIATATQQSPWL, from the coding sequence TGCGGGAGTTCTTCCGTTAAGTACAATTTAATTGAGACGGAAAGTTCAAAAGATGTTTGCAAGGGAATTGTGGAACGTATAGGTGCTGTAACGTCTATTGTAAAGCACGAACCGGAAGGTAAAAAGCACAAGAAAACCACCCAGGTTATTGCAAACCACGAGGAAGCTTTGCAGGAAGTTATGAACTATCTGCTAAATGAAAAGAATGAAATTATTTCCTCACCCTCCGATATCAAAGCCGTTGGCCACAGGGTTGTACACGGGGGTGAAATGTTTAAAGACTCCGTTTTGATTGATGATGACGTAACTCATGCGATCGAAGAGGCTTTTGATTTGGCTCCTCTGCACAATCCCAACAATCTGAAAGGGATTCAGGCTGCTAAAAAACATCTGCCAACCATTCCCCATGTTGCCGTTTTTGATACGGCATTTCATCACTCACTACCGGCCAAGGCTTATCTGTATGGTATTCCCAACCGACTCTATCGACGGTATAAAATCCGGAAGTACGGTTTTCATGGAACCTCACACTATTACGTTAGCCGCCAATATTATAAGTTGACCGAAAAGCCCGTTGAAGATACCAAAGTGATTACCTGCCATTTGGGTAACGGCGCATCCATCGCAGCTATTGATGGAGGCAAATCTGTGGAAACTTCAATGGGTTTTACCCCGCTTTCCGGTTTGGTGATGGGAACACGCAGCGGAGATCTGGATCCTTCCATATTGTTCTACATTATGGAGAAAGAGGAGATTACACTCAACAATCTGCACGCATTGCTCAACAGACACAGCGGACTCCTTGGACTTAGCGGTTATGCCAGTGACATGCGCGACCTGCTGAATGAAGCCCATAACGGTGATCGCCGTTGCCAGCAGGCCGTTGATGTTTTTTGCCATAAAGTGAAGCAATACATCGGATCATACATCGCAACACTCAATGGCTGTGATTCCATCATATTCACTGCCGGAATTGGTGAGAACTCCGCCGAAATTCGTAAGCAGTCCATTGAAGGATTAGACTACCTGGGAATTGAAATTGATGCCGACAAAAACAATAATGTTAAGCGAGGCAAAGTTCAAAAAATCAGCACTGATAGTTCTAAAACTGATATCTATGTTATCCCAACAAATGAA